In one Rhopalosiphum padi isolate XX-2018 chromosome 3, ASM2088224v1, whole genome shotgun sequence genomic region, the following are encoded:
- the LOC132927327 gene encoding uncharacterized protein LOC132927327 has translation MFKYSQGRDRFVPDRHRSPYSFYSLHHITVDHQYDCVSNCGEESDFLEPFECERQQEQQHRAFRQLQSHMSLESIGGHLLRHVLNQRNNGSDKIDLSTVYRDVDLTWPIRMVGQRRLARKSNHATNKSLVADLLLDMPNLSNDWMTKILDWSSTGYLTAAIQSSIHLWSCQTQSVRYTIVAVMDTDGPTEADDGAAVKTVIGCLKWDAQGEKLGYSFTVERGEVPSSDTSGEAWDDGGGGGGPFPYTLLERMNAFAARDRRSAESDDADVTYRSPSMNASVDETSRNAAKSTGYIKVWLLNAPNDNSNYEQKSSNCGCITDDTCQRFNGCKIIVMDWLANGRVLVTGCTRATVTFFRYDFAQKKLITTRIIHKMNQNTLITCLHVSQDKWSRHLAVATYSQRVCVLKVWRIEDPLELCPHRDRCSDSSINVTQTLTDRYNSKQRGDSNWLIKAFAWHPWKHALMCYAVTSTPQDGMQMYVNRKCPSWLVLANACKGQVLKRIEQTASNCCPTMNILHVNTHSMTFSRLTGELLLSATTVYSVRDNAYSSPILIEKHSVVVMHALDRIVETLSSSHTDRGLFFAWSPDGKRIALTSSDESLRIWNFWPSGNFQQKTNNCPPHVYTASSTSTVTSGRLTEDGGLNNNNYRFMHNQSSQNSHSAMSELSLDAARIIK, from the exons ATGTTCAAATACAGCCAAGGCAGAGACCGATTCGTGCCCGATCGACATCGCAGCCCGTATTCGTTTTATTCTCTACACCACATCACCGTAGATCACCAATACGATTGCGTGTCCAACTGCGGCGAAGAATcc GATTTCCTGGAGCCGTTCGAGTGCGAACGGCAGCAAGAACAACAGCACCGAGCTTTCCGCCAACTTCAGTCACACATGTCACTGGAGTCCATTGGCGGACACTTGTTGCGGCACGTGCTCAACCAACGTAACAACGGTTCGGATAAGATAGACCTTTCCACCGTATACCGGGACGTTGACTTGACGTGGCCCATTCGGATGGTTGGCCAGAGACGTTTGGCCCGGAAATCCAATCACGCTACCAACAAATCACTGGTAGCCGATCTGCTGTTGGACATGCCGAATCTGTCCAACGACTGGA TGACCAAGATACTGGACTGGAGTTCGACGGGCTACTTGACGGCGGCCATACAATCGTCGATACACTTGTGGTCGTGCCAAACCCAGAGCGTCCGGTACACGATCGTTGCGGTGATGGACACCGACGGCCCGACGGAGGCCGACGACGGGGCTGCGGTGAAAACGGTCATCGGCTGTCTGAAATGGGACGCACAGGGTGAAAAACTGGGATATTCGTTCACGGTGGAACGGGGCGAAGTGCCGTCGTCCGACACGTCGGGCGAAGCGTGGGacgacggcggtggcggcggcggcccgTTTCCGTACACTCTCTTGGAACGGATGAACGCGTTCGCGGCACGTGATCGGCGATCCGCGGAGAGTGATGACGCGGACGTGACGTACCGGTCTCCGTCCATGAACGCGTCAGTCGACGAAACGTCGCGAAACGCGGCGAAGAGCACCGGGTACATAAAG GTTTGGTTATTAAACGCACCGAATGACAACTCAAATTATGAACAAAAATCATCTAATTGTGGTTGTATAACCGATGATACATGCCAACGGTTCAATGGATGCAAAATTATTGTCATGGATTGGTTAGCCAACGGTCGTGTTTTAGTGAC AGGATGTACGAGGGCCACAGTGACATTTTTCAGATACGATTTCGCCCAAAAGAAATTGATCACTACGCGCATTATACACAAGATGAACCAAAATACGCTAATTACCTGTCTGCACGTGTCGCAGGACAAATGGAGTCGTCACTTGGCCGTGGCCACCTATTCGCAACGAGTGTGTGTGTTGAAAGTTTGGCGTATTGAAGACCCGCTGGAGTTATGCCCACATCGCGATCGGTGTTCTGATTCGAGTATCAACGTGACCCAAACCTTGACCGACCGATACAACAGTAAACAGCGTGGCGATTCTAACTGGCTGATAaag GCCTTCGCTTGGCACCCGTGGAAACACGCTTTGATGTGTTACGCTGTCACATCGACCCCACAAGACGGGATGCAGATGTACGTCAATCGCAAGTGTCCGTCGTGGTTGGTGTTGGCGAATGCGTGCAAGGGACAAGTGTTGAAGCGCATCGAACAGACCGCAAGCAACTGCTGCCCGACGATGAACATACTGCACGTGAACACGCACTCGATGACGTTCAGCCGACTGACTGGCGAACTTCTGTTGTCGGCCACGACCGTGTATAGTGTCA GAGATAATGCATATTCCAGTcccattttaatagaaaaacacAGCGTCGTAGTGATGCATGCCCTAGACCGAATCGTCGAGACATTGAGTAGTAGCCATACGGATCGAGGACTGTTTTTCGCGTGGAGCCCAGACGgaaaacgtatag CATTGACGAGTTCCGACGAGTCATTGAGAATATGGAACTTCTGGCCGTCCGGTAACTTCcaacaaaaaaccaacaactgtcCGCCGCACGTTTACACCGCGAGTTCGACTTCCACGGTTACTTCGGGCCGTCTCACGGAAGACGGAGGCCTAAACAACAACAACTACCGATTTATGCACAATCAGAGCTCTCAAAACAGCCATTCGGCGATGTCTGAGCTATCGTTGGATGCGGCTCGCATAATAAAATGA